From Bombina bombina isolate aBomBom1 chromosome 1, aBomBom1.pri, whole genome shotgun sequence:
attacagaaaataaaaaaagaattacaagaattttaaactaattacacctaatctaatccccctaataaaataaaaaagccccccaaaataataaaattccctaccctatactaaattacaaatagcccttaaaagggccttttgcggggcattgccccaaagtaatcagctctttcacctgtataaaaaaatacaatacacccacacacccaacattactctaaaacccacccaatccccccttaaaaaacctaacactacccccttgaagatcaccctaccttgagatgttttcacccagccgggcacaagtggtcctccagagggtccgaagtcttcatcctatccggccagaagaggacctccagaccggcagaagtcttcatccaggcggcatcttctatcttcatccttctggagcggagcgggtccatcttcaagacatccgacgcggagcatcctcttcatccgtcggtcgacgactgaatgactggtcctttaagtgacgtcatccaagatggtgtcccttgaattccgattggctgatagaatcctatcagccaatcggaattaaggtaggaaaaatcctattggctgatgcaatcagccaataggatttaagttcaatccgattggctgatccaatcaaccaataggattgagctcacattctattggctgttccaatcagccaatagaatgcaaggtcaatcctattggctgattgcagtggTCTTATGATCCATGTCAgatggacctgaaacgatggggctccgaagtagcatccgctgcttaataaatggaccccattgtataaaatgtgctttattctcttggtatgctttgttgaaggagcagcaatgtactactggtttctaactgaacatatgggtgaggcaatgacaatcggtatatataggaagccaccaatcagcagctagaacctaggttctttgctgctcatgagctttcctagataaacctttcagcaaaggataacaagagaaggaagcaaattaaataatagaagtaaaatggaatgttgtttaaaattgtatgctctgtctactactgtccctttaaaaacttgtTGCAGCTGTCATAGTTAAAATTAGGGAAAATTTACTTTCttttaagaatttgtttttatGTAGCAGACCTTTATGTACTGCAGGATTATTATATTTCCTATTTATTTATATGCAGTATTCTGTCGAAATGTAATTcgtctttacaattttttttttgtattataaaatatatacacatcaaTTGAAGAAATTCATAAAACAAGGGTTACCTAAATTAATATTTCAGTCTTTCGTTTTTTTCTCATGTCAATTCTCTGTACTAGGTGATATATAATTATCAAGCCTAAGAATTTATCTGACCTTTAGACTAATTTATGTGTTTTAAATTGACAAGCGCTGAGAAGAGCTTAGGAGGTAAACAAATATCTCCATGGAAACAGGCTCAGCATCAGCTACTTATCTCATCACTGTTCagcttgagagaaaaaaaaaacaaaaaacaaatagggaGTTAATGATTCACTTAAAGTTTACTCTAAAATAATTGTTACAACAGCCAACACCCCAATTAATTAATTACATCACCCTGtgcattatacacacatacattacacccATGCACAACGATTTTTTAAGTTAAGAAGATGCTGTATAATTATGGACTGTTGTGCACTGCATCATGCATTTAAATATAAGGAGCAACACAATCTATGACAAATTACTCATTTCTTGCATGACGCATTTCTTAGTCATGTGTTAGCATATGGTCAGAGAAATCCACAGGAGATTCCAAGTAACACTTACATGCTATCTGTATTCTAACAATACTTGTTGATGTACAATTTTCCTAAACCAAGCTAATCAAGGCATAAAACAATACATTTGACaaatataaattacaataaaaagttaCACTCCCTCAATCAGACAAAGGCGTTAAACTATACatactaggctagattacaagttgcacgctaACGTTAGCTAACTAAATTtaagcttgtcaggttagcgcaactgaagaccttgtgttggggctaaaaaaaaaagttgcattaaatacaatacaataaaattaacaTTTACACTCATgtttactatctaataaaaattattcatataattattaaaaagggttcaaatgtatatggtatatgacaaggtatttttatatatatatatatatatatatactgtatatatatatactcacatatgtatatttatgcttatatgtgtggatatgtatatacataattatgtatacacatatatacatactgtatatatatctttatatatggcTCAGCTCAGCTTTTCATTTTCAAATTCGTTATTGTGACATAGTCCGGACCATCTCACAATAAAGAATTTGAAAATGAAAAGCTGAGCTGAGTCATATGTAAAGATATCAATACTTGATGAAAGCCCAAAAAAAGCATATCTAAGAGTacaatactttggagccctttcctctcaaatacctgaaaacaagaaaatgtattttaaattaatattaatatttaataatgtgttttactgtgtatgtactgtaaatattttacattccaatgttctttacacaaGGGAAAATGTTCtacgtatttttaaatagatattcttatatgtatctgtatgtatgtatatatatatatacagtgaaacctgTTTAAGACGGAATGGCATTGGACAACGGAAATTTTCCGTCTTGGACAGGTTTCCGTCTTATACAGTTAGTAACTGATGGAGCAtcttttgacatgtgcaaattcaaaaattgcagaataatgttactgtattggtAATGAAGCCAGTCTGACCTGCCTTGCCGCAAGGGAGCATAGGATTGAATTCCTGACCAATTAGGAAGTCGGGCGGCAGGTAATGACCTGCTGTCCAGCTTCCTGATTGGCTGGGAAGCCATTTCCATGTTCCCTCGCGGTATTGCAGGTCTCCCTCTGACCGTCAGTTCTGGTATCAGAGCATTTTGGCGCAAATGCTCAGGATCAGCGCCATATCATAAAGTACCAATATCAGTGCATccctaatcagaatcaatttcttgtttttcttgcattcaagtaacaaagacagtacaatttttctgcttaatcattacagtcttttatttagtttttatctggattgcctttttttctctaacacagaaaatgggtgagaaaacataaattgtatacaaacacagtacagtactgtattaaaagattatgtgttgcatcaattactgttcagtaatacagtacacaaacttTAAGTCTTCTAAACTCTACCTGTACAGTATTCAGTACAAAGACATCTACAGGTGCAGTATCTATTGTGCACAATTACCACAGATACAGGTACAGTAATCACaccttatgcaaacattttaaatactgtaaaatgtacagtaaaatactgtaaaaataaaaatacaggtacagtactgtacatgctttttattttttagtgtacacctgtactgtacaatactgtatctggatttatttttacagttctgtactacagtacttttttattctaacattaaatggaacagtactgaacattattaccggtaaaagattaactgtaattgttgcatcaacttggttcacaattacagtaatacagtacacaaacttaaactcttctaaatacagtacaatcacagctacagtatctattatgcgcaatgcccactaatacagtaatcacattcacatacagtaatatgcaaacattttaaactacagtactgtaaatactgtcctgtaaaatattgaaaataaaaatacctgtgcaagtactgttaataaaatacagtacagtactgtaaataaaaatacaggtactgtactctacctgtatgtacttttaatatttttagtgtacacctgttctatacagtacagtatctggatttatttctacagtactgtacttcagtactttttttattctaacagaaaatggaacagtactgaacattattaaaagattcattgttgcatcaactttgttcataattactgtactgtaatacacaaacttcaactcttctaaatacagtactgtactgtgcaGTACAATTACAGGTACAGTATCTATTGAGAGCAATGCCCACTAATAATCAcatcttatgcaaacattttaaagtacagtactgtaaataaaatatgtacagtactgtaaataaaaaaaacagtacaattaCTGTAAATAACATAATGTACCTAAAATAGTGTACAACTACTGAAAATAAAattctgtaaataaaaacacaggtactgtactctacctgtacatACCTTAacatttttagtgtacacctgtacagtacagtactgtatatggatttattttacagtacttCAGTACTTTTTCATTCTAAAAGAAAATGGCTCTGAAGACATGAACTACCTGTATATTCTATACaaatacagtactgaacattattaagtgtaaaagattaattgttgcatcaacttggttcacaattacagtaatacagtacacaaacttaAACTCTTCTAAGTACAGTAAAATCACAGCTACAGTATCTATTGTGCACAATGCCCACTAATACAGTAATCACATTCACATAcagtaatatgcaaacattttaaactacagtactgtaaatactgtccagtaaaataaagaaaataaaaatacctgtgcaagtactgttaataaaatacagtacagtactgtaaataaaaatacaggtactgtactctacctgtatgtacttttaatttttttagtgtacacctgttctatacagtacagtatctggatttatttctacagtactgtacttcagtacttttttattctaacagaaaatggtacagtactgaacattattaaaagattaattgttgcatcaactttgttcacaattactgtaatacagtaaacattttaaagtacagtactgtatagttttttgtatccaatccagtactgtactttaaattttttttagctGCAGATGGAGACAATGTTtacatactgtactttaaaatgtttgtactgtaCTGTTGCTGGAGAGGTCTTGCTTGAAGGTCCGGATACAGAATGATCTGGAGCAGGCCAGTGTGTTCTAAAACAGGGAAATACAGTAGTTAGTCATCAGAAATAATGATCATAAACAAAACATTCAACAGTACTTTTAAATAATGTACAGTACTGTACTAAaaaacagtacagtactgtatttaagctttacatactcttatacagtactgtactgtatttagatagtgtactacagttactgtctactgtatgtttttactgtacatacctGTACCTTTATTGGTTTTCTTGTCCCCACAGTGCCAATAATGTTGCTTGTTTTCTTGGGGCATTGGTTAtccttttttcaattaaatgtctAGTGGATGTTATTGGTTCTAGAAGCTCCGGGCAGTTATTAAATAATGCAAACTCTTCCAACTGGTGAACTATCTCTAGAGCATCTTGGTAGCTTTTGATTGCTGGCTCACTGGGAATTTCAGTGGTTTCAGCACTTTGATCGTCATCCATGTTCTCATCACTATCTTGTGGTTGATCTATAAGTTCCACAGCATTTGTAAATGTACTTTCCGTCGCAAGTTCTTTGTCTATGTCAATGTAACGGTCTATTTCACTGTCAACAAGACCTCCTTGCTGGAATAATGAACGAATATCATTGTTTTCTTCTACAGTCACCTGTATTATTTCTGGCAATTCTTCATTATCGTTCCTGTTTGAATTAGAGAAACcagcttttacaaagcacttgcaaatggtatcagcagaaatagacttgcatgccatagaaatccagttgacagcatcaaGGACTGTTATGGACTTGGCAAGCTGGTGTACATTTTGTGTGGTAGAAATGTTTGCAACCAAGGACTGTAGCAATAATTTTCTATAGTGTGTCTTCATCGTGTAGATAACACCTTGGTCCATTGGCTGTGTTACGCTTGTTGTGTTTGCAGGGAACCAGGCTAATTTTACATTGCTAAGTTTCAGATGTGGATGGCAGGTAGCGTTATCCAAAAACAGGATGACTTTATGACCTTCTCTCTTCATTTTTCTGTCAAAAATCTTGAGCCATTCAGACATTAGTTCTGCTGTCATCCAGGCTTTTTTATTTGCACGCCAAATAACGGGAAGCTGTGTAGTGTCTATGTTTTTGAAGCAACGTGGCTTTGCTGccttaccaatcacaagaggcttctccAATCTCCCATCCATGTTTCCACAGAGGAACACCGTCAATCTTTCCTTGGATAACTTTCCTCCTGTGCATTTTTCACGTTTAACAGCCAGAGTTTTTGAAGGTAGCAACCTAAAGAATAGGCCAGTTTCATCGCCATTGTAGATATCTTTTGTAGCGTATGGTTCCTTAAGCATTTTGAGCTTTTCTTCCCATTGGCTAACAGTTTCTTGATCTACATCCTTTGCTTCTCCACATATTTCATTCCATACAATGCAATGCctccttttaaaactttccaaCCAGCCATTAGATGCCTTGAAATCTGTTTTGCCTAATTCTTTGGCTAGTGCGAGGGCTTGTGTTTGTAGTATAGGACCAGAAATTGGTACATTTTTAGAGCGTGCAGCTACAATTAATTCCCACAGGAGCTTGTTTAAATCTTCATTTCCAGTTGCCTTCGCTTTCCTCTTCACTTCGCCATTGCCAGCTAACCATTCTtccatgattttctctttatttttgatagcttcataAATTTGTGTTTTGCCACACTTAAATTTCTCAAcacattgttttacagacaacttATCTTTTGTGTAGGCCTCAATCACTTTAACTTTCATAGCAAGAGTAAGAGTGTTGCACTTTCTAGGAGCCATTCTTTGTCACACACCTCTTAAGTCTCTTAagtttcagggtccttccaacaccccttccgcttcattcccacaccactaacgtttcagcgtccttacaacaccccttccgcttccttcccacaccactaacgTTTCTGCATCCTTCTCACATCACTTCTGTGTCAGCGTCTGTTCCAAtaccccttccgcttccttcccacaccacttaacaccccttccgcttcctttccacaccacttaacaccccttctgcttccttcccacaccactaacgCTTCTGCGTCCTTCTCTCATCACTTCCGTGTCAGCGTCTGTTCCGTCGTCTTGTTCTTACCTCACTTCCGTTCCGCGTTACattttccggcttatccaggttTTCCGGCTTATCAAGGTAAGTGAACCAAATGTATGCGTAATTAACACTGTGACCACTTTCCGTTTCCGCGTTGGACAGTTTCTGGCTTATCCAGGTagtaaaacaatgaaagtatacactAAGCGCCGGGACGGAGGGATATTTCCGACATGGACAGGTTTCCGTGTTATACAGGGTCCGTCTTGGAcaggtttcactgtatatatatatatatatatatatatatatatatatatatatatatatatattaaaaaaaatacattagatagAAGTTAatattctatttatatttaaatagatatttctatatatatatatatgtgaggaaCATAACTACCTTAGAGCAGTAGGTTTAACACCTGTTGCGTAAACGCAAGAGCAATAAGTGTGTTTTTTCCAGTTTGTggtctctattgaagtctatggggagaagaagttatcgCGGTCGCAATATCCAAAAGTACTGAAGTTACATATGGTTTTGGTTAAacgcaaacattttatttcaacttgtaatacatacaCTAACCAGCTTGCGTAAATAGTTTGCACAagcgctaaatagtgtgccacttgtaatctggccctcccaCTGTAGAGTAAATTTACCATCTTGCAGttggacaggtttgcaagtagtgaacaTGCCCGCCTGCAATCTCCACTTTTGATGAAGGacaaaatttatcattgcacaagaggatccttgtgcaatgccgcaccctgctttGGCGCAACAAATTGTGCTACAGCAGGaaatgtcaatcaccctgaatgagCCAGTGTCAGGGTGACTGACCTTGCCATTGATTTGGTGGCGGAGAGTAACTAAGAAGCAGTTATGCAAGCCTGCTCCATATAGCTGGAAAAACTGCGAGTGCAGCTTGATAAATTCACCTCTATCTCACTATCCAGCAAACTTCCCCCTTTACaacatttagggatagattacaagtggagcactaaaatattgcgctcccgcaaatgagcaaataggagcctatagaagtgcgctcttgtgagcgtaaTGTTTCCCAGCGATGCAAACGTAACATTGCGttcgctgaaaacttgtaataccagcacacattattgtgcgctggtattagacagtggagggcaaatatcgctttcatcaaagcgatatttagcgctccacttgtaatctggcccttaatatattGTGGTGTTTTGCTGCTTTTTTAATTAGCATAATTATTATACTACTGCACACAAGGATCTCCTTtccctggttaattttaaaaatgtctcccAAATGTCCCCAAACTGAATACAtatatgcataatttgaagtgttactgCACAGAAAACATGTTTTAATTTTGCAAACCTCAAGTTGCAATCACCATTATTTCCTAtaggagacacatcaccactcatGAGCACATCGAGGTTCAGCCctttttttagaatatataaatAGACCAACGGACTGCAAACCTGGTGAAACCAAACAGTGAATTTTTAGgcagtctgtcaatgttttgaatatctggGGACCTAGAGAGATCTGCTGCTTGGCTCAACCCTGTTCCTGCTATGCATCTCCTGCTTCTGTGGTTCCAGCCCTCTACTAAGGTAATTACCTTTATAGCTTTTATAATAACCAAGCCACGATGGACCCAGCGGAGATGGCAAGTATTATAA
This genomic window contains:
- the LOC128658481 gene encoding tigger transposable element-derived protein 4-like, giving the protein MAPRKCNTLTLAMKVKVIEAYTKDKLSVKQCVEKFKCGKTQIYEAIKNKEKIMEEWLAGNGEVKRKAKATGNEDLNKLLWELIVAARSKNVPISGPILQTQALALAKELGKTDFKASNGWLESFKRRHCIVWNEICGEAKDVDQETVSQWEEKLKMLKEPYATKDIYNGDETGLFFRLLPSKTLAVKREKCTGGKLSKERLTVFLCGNMDGRLEKPLVIGKAAKPRCFKNIDTTQLPVIWRANKKAWMTAELMSEWLKIFDRKMKREGHKVILFLDNATCHPHLKLSNVKLAWFPANTTSVTQPMDQGVIYTMKTHYRKLLLQSLVANISTTQNVHQLAKNDNEELPEIIQVTVEENNDIRSLFQQGGLVDSEIDRYIDIDKELATESTFTNAVELIDQPQDSDENMDDDQSAETTEIPSEPAIKSYQDALEIVHQLEEFALFNNCPELLEPITSTRHLIEKRITNAPRKQATLLALWGQENQ